Proteins encoded in a region of the Poecilia reticulata strain Guanapo linkage group LG14, Guppy_female_1.0+MT, whole genome shotgun sequence genome:
- the f13a1b gene encoding coagulation factor XIII A chain isoform X2 → MSDQGATTPTPSAAPAPPAGRPPKVGNRGRASGPTDSDNFEAADIPELEFFVAPGPRGYPPLTEFLDIWDVDMMRRRDETNKTDHRTSLYHCDNLIVRRGQEFQIKITFSRAYKPNEDKFAVEFVIGTNPQYSKGTYIPVFPTKTQQSSWEGRVIQSNNNVVIMGVTPAANCIVGKYHMYVAVQTPFGIRRTKRDNSRDLYILFNPWAADDAVFLDDEAERQECVMNELGIIYHGAYDDVSERNWNYGQFNFGVLDACLYIMDRSEMPITNRGDPIKVTRKASAMLNSRDDDGVLVGNWSGDYTYGVAPTSWTGSTDILLSYSGSKMPVCYAQCWVYAAVFNSFLRCLGIPSRVVTNYYSAHDNDGNLKLDIILDDNGRIDRSRTKDSVWNYHCWNECYMTRPDLPTGFGGWQVVDATPQETSDGMYRCGPASVLAIKHGQICFPFDAPFVFAEVNSDVVFYSRKKDGTLEPVKVNKSHVGRMVLTKAAGSDGRRDIIDQYKFPEGSPEERTVLEKAEEFGCKQEKSSPPEADVDVVLPTLEISVGDDFEFNVEFVNRSLQKRTVEAYVSGSVVYYTGVSSNEFLFKTPTVTVPAQKSVKELMTIESRDYLSHLVEQANLNFIVTGKIKETGRIVTAMKVVTLHTPKLTVEVSGGGRVNEEMMATVQFTNPFSFNLENVYLRMEGPGVMGLKSRYYSLLPGGSSLTWTEMFTPQRSGKTRVMATLDCSGLRQVSGQASVTVET, encoded by the exons ATGTCTGACCAGGGCGCTACGACCCCGACCCCTTCCGCTGCCCCCGCTCCTCCCGCCGGACGTCCTCCCAAGGTGGGCAACCGGGGCCGAGCGTCAGGCCCCACGGACAGCGACAACTTTGAGGCAGCCGACATCCCAGAATTAGAGTTCTTTGTAGCACCGGGTCCGAGAGGATACCCTCCTCTGACAG AATTCCTGGACATCTGGGATGTGGACATGATGAGGAGGCGAGACGAAACCAACAAGACCGACCACCGCACCAGCCTGTACCACTGCGACAATCTCATCGTCCGCCGGGGTCAAGAGTTCCAGATCAAGATCACTTTCAGTCGCGCTTACAAACCTAACGAGGACAAGTTTGCCGTGGAGTTTGTCATTG GCACCAACCCTCAGTACAGCAAGGGGACCTACATTCCTGTGTTCCCCACCAAGACCCAACAGAGCTCCTGGGAGGGCCGCGTCATCCAGTCCAACAACAACGTGGTCATAATGGGTGTCACACCAGCAGCCAACTGCATCGTGGGAAAATACCACATGTATGTTGCAGTGCAGACTCCGTTTGGCATTCGTAGGACGAAGCGGGACAACAGCAGAGATTTGTACATCCTCTTCAATCCTTGGGCAGCAG ACGATGCTGTGTTTCTGGACGATGAGGCAGAGAGGCAGGAGTGTGTGATGAATGAGTTGGGGATCATCTATCACGGCGCTTATGATGACGTGtccgagagaaactggaactaCGGACAG TTCAACTTTGGAGTTCTAGATGCCTGTCTGTACATCATGGATCGGTCTGAGATGCCAATCACCAACAGAGGAGACCCCATAAAGGTGACCAGAAAGGCCTCTGCCATG TTGAACTCACGTGATGATGACGGCGTGCTGGTGGGGAACTGGAGCGGTGACTACACCTACGGAGTGGCGCCCACTTCCTGGACTGGCAGCACCGACATCCTGCTCAGCTACTCCGGCAGCAAGATGCCCGTGTGCTACGCTCAGTGCTGGGTCTACGCCGCTGTCTTCAATTCCT TCCTGCGCTGTCTGGGCATCCCGTCCAGGGTGGTCACCAACTACTACTCTGCTCACGACAATGATGGAAACCTGAAGTTGGACATAATTCTGGACGACAACGGCAGAATCGATCGAAGCCGCACCAAGGACTCTGTCTG GAACTATCACTGCTGGAACGAGTGCTACATGACCAGACCGGACCTGCCTACAGGTTTTGGAGGCTGGCAGGTTGTGGACGCGACGCCACAGGAAACCAGCGACG GGATGTACAGATGTGGACCTGCATCCGTCCTGGCCATAAAACACGGACAGATTTGCTTCCCATTCGATGCGCCCTTTGTGTTTGCCGAG GTCAACAGCGACGTCGTGTTTTACTCACGGAAGAAAGACGGGACCCTGGAGCCGGTCAAAGTGAACAAAAGTCACGTGGGTCGCATGGTTTTGACCAAGGCTGCGGGAAGCGACGGTCGTCGAGACATCATCGATCAATACAAGTTTCCTGAAG GAAGCCCAGAGGAGCGGACGGTCCTggaaaaggcagaggagttCGGCTGCAAGCAGGAGAAGTCCAGCCCCCCCGAGGCGGATGTGGACGTGGTCCTGCCCACCCTGGAGATCAGTGTCGGCGACGACTTCGAGTTCAATGTGGAGTTCGTAAACCGGAGCTTGCAGAAGCGCACAGTGGAGGCCTACGTCAGCGGCAGTGTGGTGTATTACACCGGGGTCTCTAGCAATGAGTTCCTGTTCAAGACCCCCACTGTGACCGTTCCGGCCCAAAAGA GTGTGAAGGAGTTGATGACGATTGAGTCGAGGGACTATCTTAGTCACCTGGTGGAACAGGCCAACCTTAACTTCATAGTCACTGGGAAGATCAAAGAGACCGGCCGTATCGTGACCGCCATGAAAGTGGTCACCCTGCACACTCCCAAACTCACTGTTGAG GTGTCTGGTGGCGGCAGAGTGAATGAAGAGATGATGGCCACTGTGCAGTTTACCAACCCCTTCTCCTTCAACCTTGAGAACGTTTACCTCCGAATGGAAGGACCCGGAGTCATGGGGCTCAAGTCCAGATACTACAG TCTGCTCCCCGGCGGCTCCTCTCTGACCTGGACCGAGATGTTTACTCCGCAGAGGTCTGGCAAAACCAGAGTGATGGCTACTCTGGACTGTTCTGGTCTCAGACAGGTCTCTGGCCAGGCATCCGTCACCGTCGAAACCTAA
- the f13a1b gene encoding coagulation factor XIII A chain isoform X1, whose protein sequence is MNTALQEIVKMSDQGATTPTPSAAPAPPAGRPPKVGNRGRASGPTDSDNFEAADIPELEFFVAPGPRGYPPLTEFLDIWDVDMMRRRDETNKTDHRTSLYHCDNLIVRRGQEFQIKITFSRAYKPNEDKFAVEFVIGTNPQYSKGTYIPVFPTKTQQSSWEGRVIQSNNNVVIMGVTPAANCIVGKYHMYVAVQTPFGIRRTKRDNSRDLYILFNPWAADDAVFLDDEAERQECVMNELGIIYHGAYDDVSERNWNYGQFNFGVLDACLYIMDRSEMPITNRGDPIKVTRKASAMLNSRDDDGVLVGNWSGDYTYGVAPTSWTGSTDILLSYSGSKMPVCYAQCWVYAAVFNSFLRCLGIPSRVVTNYYSAHDNDGNLKLDIILDDNGRIDRSRTKDSVWNYHCWNECYMTRPDLPTGFGGWQVVDATPQETSDGMYRCGPASVLAIKHGQICFPFDAPFVFAEVNSDVVFYSRKKDGTLEPVKVNKSHVGRMVLTKAAGSDGRRDIIDQYKFPEGSPEERTVLEKAEEFGCKQEKSSPPEADVDVVLPTLEISVGDDFEFNVEFVNRSLQKRTVEAYVSGSVVYYTGVSSNEFLFKTPTVTVPAQKSVKELMTIESRDYLSHLVEQANLNFIVTGKIKETGRIVTAMKVVTLHTPKLTVEVSGGGRVNEEMMATVQFTNPFSFNLENVYLRMEGPGVMGLKSRYYSLLPGGSSLTWTEMFTPQRSGKTRVMATLDCSGLRQVSGQASVTVET, encoded by the exons AT GAATACAGCGCTTCAAGAAATCGTCAAAATGTCTGACCAGGGCGCTACGACCCCGACCCCTTCCGCTGCCCCCGCTCCTCCCGCCGGACGTCCTCCCAAGGTGGGCAACCGGGGCCGAGCGTCAGGCCCCACGGACAGCGACAACTTTGAGGCAGCCGACATCCCAGAATTAGAGTTCTTTGTAGCACCGGGTCCGAGAGGATACCCTCCTCTGACAG AATTCCTGGACATCTGGGATGTGGACATGATGAGGAGGCGAGACGAAACCAACAAGACCGACCACCGCACCAGCCTGTACCACTGCGACAATCTCATCGTCCGCCGGGGTCAAGAGTTCCAGATCAAGATCACTTTCAGTCGCGCTTACAAACCTAACGAGGACAAGTTTGCCGTGGAGTTTGTCATTG GCACCAACCCTCAGTACAGCAAGGGGACCTACATTCCTGTGTTCCCCACCAAGACCCAACAGAGCTCCTGGGAGGGCCGCGTCATCCAGTCCAACAACAACGTGGTCATAATGGGTGTCACACCAGCAGCCAACTGCATCGTGGGAAAATACCACATGTATGTTGCAGTGCAGACTCCGTTTGGCATTCGTAGGACGAAGCGGGACAACAGCAGAGATTTGTACATCCTCTTCAATCCTTGGGCAGCAG ACGATGCTGTGTTTCTGGACGATGAGGCAGAGAGGCAGGAGTGTGTGATGAATGAGTTGGGGATCATCTATCACGGCGCTTATGATGACGTGtccgagagaaactggaactaCGGACAG TTCAACTTTGGAGTTCTAGATGCCTGTCTGTACATCATGGATCGGTCTGAGATGCCAATCACCAACAGAGGAGACCCCATAAAGGTGACCAGAAAGGCCTCTGCCATG TTGAACTCACGTGATGATGACGGCGTGCTGGTGGGGAACTGGAGCGGTGACTACACCTACGGAGTGGCGCCCACTTCCTGGACTGGCAGCACCGACATCCTGCTCAGCTACTCCGGCAGCAAGATGCCCGTGTGCTACGCTCAGTGCTGGGTCTACGCCGCTGTCTTCAATTCCT TCCTGCGCTGTCTGGGCATCCCGTCCAGGGTGGTCACCAACTACTACTCTGCTCACGACAATGATGGAAACCTGAAGTTGGACATAATTCTGGACGACAACGGCAGAATCGATCGAAGCCGCACCAAGGACTCTGTCTG GAACTATCACTGCTGGAACGAGTGCTACATGACCAGACCGGACCTGCCTACAGGTTTTGGAGGCTGGCAGGTTGTGGACGCGACGCCACAGGAAACCAGCGACG GGATGTACAGATGTGGACCTGCATCCGTCCTGGCCATAAAACACGGACAGATTTGCTTCCCATTCGATGCGCCCTTTGTGTTTGCCGAG GTCAACAGCGACGTCGTGTTTTACTCACGGAAGAAAGACGGGACCCTGGAGCCGGTCAAAGTGAACAAAAGTCACGTGGGTCGCATGGTTTTGACCAAGGCTGCGGGAAGCGACGGTCGTCGAGACATCATCGATCAATACAAGTTTCCTGAAG GAAGCCCAGAGGAGCGGACGGTCCTggaaaaggcagaggagttCGGCTGCAAGCAGGAGAAGTCCAGCCCCCCCGAGGCGGATGTGGACGTGGTCCTGCCCACCCTGGAGATCAGTGTCGGCGACGACTTCGAGTTCAATGTGGAGTTCGTAAACCGGAGCTTGCAGAAGCGCACAGTGGAGGCCTACGTCAGCGGCAGTGTGGTGTATTACACCGGGGTCTCTAGCAATGAGTTCCTGTTCAAGACCCCCACTGTGACCGTTCCGGCCCAAAAGA GTGTGAAGGAGTTGATGACGATTGAGTCGAGGGACTATCTTAGTCACCTGGTGGAACAGGCCAACCTTAACTTCATAGTCACTGGGAAGATCAAAGAGACCGGCCGTATCGTGACCGCCATGAAAGTGGTCACCCTGCACACTCCCAAACTCACTGTTGAG GTGTCTGGTGGCGGCAGAGTGAATGAAGAGATGATGGCCACTGTGCAGTTTACCAACCCCTTCTCCTTCAACCTTGAGAACGTTTACCTCCGAATGGAAGGACCCGGAGTCATGGGGCTCAAGTCCAGATACTACAG TCTGCTCCCCGGCGGCTCCTCTCTGACCTGGACCGAGATGTTTACTCCGCAGAGGTCTGGCAAAACCAGAGTGATGGCTACTCTGGACTGTTCTGGTCTCAGACAGGTCTCTGGCCAGGCATCCGTCACCGTCGAAACCTAA